In Ferrimicrobium acidiphilum DSM 19497, one DNA window encodes the following:
- a CDS encoding phage tail protein gives MAQFNLLKNDPLTTTNFYIEIDSAFVTNVTSVDGLNVEIEVADFNERTQKGQLVQHKVMSKPKWNGELTMKRIAPLDSANDDIWKWFNDLRTKGMTATTRTKPRRHGSVVVYDSALTETARWNFYDAWPSKIEFASLEASANDVAVETITLQYEKLERKK, from the coding sequence CAGTTCAACCTGTTAAAGAACGACCCGTTAACGACGACCAACTTCTACATCGAGATCGACAGTGCATTCGTCACCAACGTCACCAGCGTTGATGGTCTAAACGTAGAGATCGAGGTCGCTGACTTCAACGAGCGCACCCAGAAGGGTCAGCTCGTCCAACACAAAGTGATGAGTAAGCCAAAGTGGAATGGTGAACTCACCATGAAGCGGATCGCTCCTCTTGATTCTGCCAACGACGACATCTGGAAGTGGTTCAACGACCTACGCACCAAGGGCATGACCGCCACCACCCGTACCAAGCCTCGTCGTCACGGCTCTGTAGTAGTCTATGACTCCGCTCTCACCGAGACCGCACGTTGGAACTTCTACGATGCCTGGCCCTCCAAGATCGAGTTCGCCAGCCTAGAGGCCTCCGCCAACGACGTCGCAGTAGAGACGATCACCCTCCAGTACGAGAAGCTCGAGCGAAAGAAGTAA